TCTTTAATAGCTCCTAAAGCGTCTTTCGCATACACGCCTTCCCCTTTCACCATAGCGTTGTAGGCTTTCTCGACACGATCCCAGCGATTATCTCGATCCATCGCATAGTAGCGGCCGGCAAGCGTTGCTAAGACGCCCACTTTCAATTCCTTCATCTTCGTTTGAAGAGCGGTAACGAAATCTGCACCGGCGTTATACATAGTATCGCGGCCGTCCAAGATCGCGTGCACCGCCACATGTTTGCACGATTGTTGTTTGCACAGCGCCAACAACGCATGGAGATGGTCATCCATGCTGTGCACACGGCCGGGACTCACCATGCCGATGAGATGCAGTGTGCCTCCAGAACTTTTCACAAATGCTGCCGCTTGAAGAAACGCCTCGTTCTCAAAAAAACTTTTGTCTTCAATCGCTTTGTTGATACGTGGAAGCGTTTGGTAGTACACGCGCCCGGCACCGATCGCCAAGTGTCCCACCTCGCTGTTGCCCATTTCCCCCCACGAAAGACCGACCGCTTCACCCGACGCGCGAAGCGTCATGGCGGGATAATGCTGAACAAGCCGCTTGAGATTCGGCATCTTAGCTTGCGAAACGGCGTTTCCTTCCCCCGCGGGCGCAATGCCGAAACCGTCAAGAATCAAAAGGACAGCGGGCTTGGGTCTTCTTCCATTCATACGAGCGCCATTCTACCCGTTTTTCTCCAGATACGCGAGGTAACAGGGTCGACAAAAGATTCTGCGATCCCGATAGGTTTGATTGGCGCCAACCATCACCTCCTTGGTACAGCTCGTACAAACCGCCGTTTCAAACTTCCCTGTATTCGATTCCCGTAAGAGATCATTGATGCGTCCAACAAAGTGGCGGGCGGGCGGAGCAAGTCGGTTATTCTTGTAAAACTGAATCTCCGGACGGATCATGGCGAATCGTCGACGCATGTCTTCGTCATAGATCGGCGCATTCGCCCATATCGTGTCGTCGAGCGCCTCTACACAATCAGGAATTTCCGAAAGTCGTTTGAGATTTGTCGCGGAAGAGAGCTCTGGCCCCATGGCTCCTTCGTCTTCCGGCTCGAATTTGGAAGCGCCAAGTTTCTCCCAGCCGATTTCCTGCGGAGCGGCGAAATAAATCGGCGCGCCTGAGTCGGGGAAATATCCCGGAGACATAGAGAGAGGAAAAAACTCGCCGTACTCGCCTTGATCCAGCAATGCTGTTTTGATCTCATCAAGTTTTTTCCAATAGGTCTCCTCCGAATACGGTTTATTCAAAATGTGAAACTTCTTGCGATAGAGCCCAACGCACCCGAAACAATGTTCGCACTCGATGCACTGCATAGAGTACTCGAGATTTTGCGACGTCTGGCAGTTGTAGGTATAGCGCATCTGCGAACAATGAGCCGGATTCGTGCTGTAAAAACATTCCTGTGAGGTGAAGAGACCAGCACAAAAAGCGCTGTCGCGAGCATTCTCCGATCCGTAGGAAACCCAGAAACAATCTTCGACGCCCTCGAGACAACCGAAGCACGAGTGCAGGCGCGTACACCTCGTGAGGTATTCCCCCGTGCATCCCTCCGCCTGCTCGTTGAAATTCTCCGGCCACACGGCTTGCATCTCCATCATTCGGCGAAATTGATCCTTGTAGACGTTCTGTTTCGAACGGCACGAGAGATCCACGTCGCGCATCCGGCGCTCCCACTCCTCCTTCGTAAGCTGTTCATTCCACCAAAGATACTTTCGATTGCGCTTGTTCGTGGCACCGAAGCAGGATTCGCAATTACGACAGTCGAAGAGAAACGCCGAGCGCATGCAGTCGAAGCTCGTGCGTACGAATTTGCAGTCATAGAGGCGGAACGAATCGGAGACGTTATAGCATTTGTTGATCGAACCGCCGTTCCACCCCTCACTCGAGTCCTCCTCGTCGAAAACCCAATGGGAATAGAGGGAGTTTTTCGACCGGCAGAACATCATGAAGTAGCTGTTGACATCGCCCAGAGAAAACTTCGCAATGCTGTTCTCCGGCTCTTTGACGTTTTTGTCCGCAAGGAGAGGGACAGCAAGTTGAAGGCTCCGAAGCTGATCAAAAAACGACTGATCAAGATTCAAATCTCGGCCCTCGGAGGCAAAATCCTTTTGAAACCACTCCTTATCCGGCAGAACCCGAATACCCGTTGCCGGATGAATAAAGGTGATCACCGGCTTCCCTGTCTCGATATGTTTGTTCCACCACCACTGACCGGCCAAAAAGAATCCAGAACAAATCCACCATCGCGTGAGCGGGCTATACTTCGACGGCGGCACATTGAACTTTTTGTACCACCCGATTTCTTCCTCCGTCATGTTCCACTTTTCTCCCGTCAACGCACAAACCCTCTCGCCCGGTTTTGTGGCATCCAAAATCGCTTTCACTTTCGCGTCGTAACTGGGAGTATGGGACATAAAGTAACTATTCGCCTATTCGCGCGAATTAGAGAAGGTCTATTCGGAGCTTGATATGACTTCCATGTTGAGAAACAAAAGGAAAACCATTTTGGAATTGACGTGTTTTCATACGCCGAAAGAGTAACATCTCAATCTCCTCCTCACAAGACACACTGTTGGACAAACAATCCCTCCTTTCGTGAAAGGAGGGATTGTTTTGTCCCATGAGATGACATGCGGCGGCATGTCAGCTCGTGGGAGCAGGGGCGGCGGAGAGCAAGTTGCTCGATCCGACCGCCCCTACGAAAAAGAATGTGCGCTCTGGCGTTGCACCAGAGGGAGGCTCTACAGGCAGCCGTAGACGTGGAAGTCGTCCACGTACACAGATGCGCCCAGCGGCAGACCGCCGAAGTGCATCGTGATGCGAGCGGTGCCGGGCACGTTCGCCACGGTGCGGTCGAGCGTGAACGGCGTCCACGCGGTCGTGGACACGTTGTAGCTCACCGACCCGGGGTTGCCAACCACCGACGTGACCCAGTTGAAGTGGTCGATGACCTGGAACACACCGCCGGTGAAGGACGTCGTGCTGCGCGCGACGAACTCCACGTGGATCCCGTCTCCGACCGCGAGCCCAATGGCGCTCGGATTGAAGAGGAACTGGAGCTGTTCGGTGTATCCCGGGTTGCCCGTGCCGTTGCCGTCCAGGCGCACGGCGAAGGACCCGTTATGGACCACGCTCGACTGCCGGACCGGCTGCACATTCTGCTCGTAGCCCCAGCCGTCCCCGACGCTTGGGAACGACTGGAACACCTCGGCAGACTCGAAGCTGCCGTTGGTCGTGATCTCCACCTGGGTCCCCGAAGGGCACCAGGCCGGAGGCGGCGCGGGGCAGGTCTCGGTGAGGTCGCCGTCGCAGTCGCTGTCCACGTCGTCGCAGGTCTCGACGGCACCGGGGAACACGTCGTCGTCGCTGTCATCGCAGTCGTTCTCGCAGATCATGTAGCCATCGCCATCGTCGTCGTCCTCGATCCCGGGGATGATGCCGGTGCAGTTGTCGTCCACACCGTTGCAGACCTCGGACTCGCCGGGGTTCCGGCTGCTGTCCGAGTCGTCACAGTCATCCTCGCAGCCCATGTACCCGTCGTTGTCGGCATCCACCTCACCGGACGAGAGCATCGCGCCGTTGCAGTTGTTGTCCTGCCCGTCGCAGATCTCCGCGTTGCCGGGGAAGTTGTCGGGGTCGCCGTCGTCGCAGTCCACCGAATCGGGACTGCCATCGCCGTCCGCGTCGGGTACCGGCGGCTCGGGGGTGGGTTCTTCCGTGGTGTCGTCATCGTCGCCGCAGCCCTCGTCCACGACCGTGTCGCAGTCGTTGTCCACGCCGTCGCAGTCCTCGGTGGCGCTCGGGTGGATGTCCGCGTCCGCGTCGTTGCAGTCCTCGTTGCTGTCGTAGCCGTCGCTGTCGACGTCCACGAGTGCAGGACTGGAATCGTCGTCATCCGCCGGAGGCGAGCTGTTGTCGTCATCGTCGCCGGGCAGAGGCACGTCGGTCGCGTCGTCGTCATCGGACGGACTCGAATCGTCATCGTCGTCGCCCGGGAGCGGCACGGTGGCGTCGTTGTCGTCGTCATCGCTGGACGGACTCGAGTCGTCGTCATCCGCCGGAGGCGAGCTGTTGTCGTCATCGTCGCCGGGCAGAGGCACGTCGGTCGCGTCGTCGTCGGACGGCTCGGTCGAATCGTTGTCGTCGTCATCGGGAAGCGGGACGCTGTCGTTGTCGTCGTCATCACTGGCCGGACTCGAGTCGTCGTCTGCCGCATTGTCCTCGTCCTCGGCCGCCGGTTCGTCCGGCAGGTCGTTGTAGGAGAGAAGGTTGCAGGCGGAGAGGGTGGCCGTGCACAGCAGGGCCAAGATCAATCGCAGGTTCATCGTGGTCTCCAGGCAAAGGTCGCGAACGCATGAAGCGTCGGGACCGGGGGTTTGTCTCACTCGTCACTCCAAACCTGCTAACAACACGGAGTGTTGTCACAAAAAACAGGTCTGGAATGACGAGGTTTTTCAAAGAACGAACGGCTAAATTTACCAGAAAATGGCCATTTTGTCAAGGAATTAGATACCTCCTCTTTAAATTCTCTCTAAGAGGTCACTAAGTGAGAAAAAGTGGGGTTGGTAGGATTAAAGATCTAAAATAAGTACAAAAAGTCTTCCAGACAGTATTTTCTCTCTAAGTGATGACTTAGAGAGAACGAGGAACTAAAAAGCACGAAACCTCCCGAGGGGGAGGTTTGAGGAGAGAGAAGAAGGAACGAAAGGACAGGAAAGAACAATTGCGGCCTGGGAGGGGCGAGGAGTCCGAAGACCCCCGCCCCTCCCTTCGCCTGCCCGCTACTGGACCGTCGGGCAGTCGTCCTCGGCCAGCGGGATCAGGTCCCGCTCCGACTGCGTGGCGGGCGTGGTGCTGTCCCAGCAGACCCGGACGGCCATGGCGTAGCCGGGCGGGATGCCCTGGATGGCGCAGCCGGCGTCGAACATGCAGGCGACGTCACGCGTGTCGGCGTCCTCGCAGGCCAGGTCGGCCCACTGGGAGTCGAACGCCCCACGCAGCGTGTGGCGGTACAGCGTGCAGCCGTCGCCATCGCCATCGGCGTCCGCGTCGAGCTCGACCTCCCACCAGGACTCGTTGTCCGACAGTTCGGGGTTGATCCCGAGGAACTGCCAGTCGGCGTTGCCGCCCCAGCCGTAGCCGACGCTCGAGATGTCGTCCGCGTCGTCGGTCCAGTCCACCGTACCGGCGTGGAAGTAGCTCACGTTCGAATCGGGATCCGACAGATAGACGTCGCCGATCTCGTTGCGGCCATCGCAGTCCCAGTCCTCGGACCGGTCCACGCCGTCGCACGGGTCGCCCTCCGCGGCGTCGTTGTCGTCGTCGTCCGCGGGGGGCTCGGTCACGTCGTCGTCGTCGGGGAGCGGGGGTTCGGTCGCGTCGTCGTCGTCCGCGGCCGAGTCGTCGTCGCCGGTGTCGCTGTCGTCGTCGCCATTGAGACCCAGGTCGTCGGCCGACTTGAGGTCGGCCCAACCCGGGCAGCCGGTGAGGACGCAGGCGAGCAGGAGGTTGCAGAAGAGGGGCCAGTTGTGGAAGTGCGTGGTGCGCATGGGTTCTCCAGGGTGCGGAAAGGCCTTGTGAAGAGCCTCCGCGGGTTTGATGGGGCCGTCTCCATGCGCAGGAGCGGGGCCCGGGGGATGCCCAATGAAGGGCGGGGATTCCGTAACTGGGGGGGCGAGGGACAAGAATGACGCAAGAAAAAATTTTAAGCGTCCTTCGTCCCCCCAGAGAGAATGGCGACCGAAGTCGCCGAAGAAGAAAGGGGGCCGCACGGCACGGGGGTTGGACCCGTACCGCGCGGCATCTGTCTGTTCGAGACCCGCGATTCGCGGGGTGGGCCTAGCTGGCCGCGGGGGCAGCCGGAGCGGCAGGCGCTGCGGCGGGGGCCGGCGGCGTCCAGTCGGCCGGGACCACATCGAGGGCGGGCGCCTTGTACACGCTGTGCCGACGGGTCGCCCCGAAGGTCAGTCGTGCGAGGATCCGCCCCGAGGGGTCCGACTCGTCCTCCAGGTACATGACGTTGCCGATCGCGGCGCCGATCTCGAATCCCAGGGTCGGCACGAGTGCCGACTGCAGGACGGGGATGCGGAACCGGAACCGTGCGGCGAGGATGAAGTCGGGGGACTCGTGGAGTCCCTGTCCCTCTTCCCAGCCGCCCGACGTGTACTGGCCACCGACGCTCCCGCCGATGGAGAAGACGGTGCCGGCCGCGAACTCGGCGAAGAACCGCCCACCGATGCCCCACCCGTACCCGTTGTCGTTGCCGGTCAGACCGTCCAGGACGCCGCCGAAGCAGTGTCCCTTCTGGGGAGCGCAGAGGCCACCGGAGACGGAGACGTTGGCGTAGACCGCCCACGGGAATCGCAGGTAGGCGTCCTCGCCGTTCACCTCGGCCGAAGCGTCGGTGCCGACCATGCCGAGGAAGCCGCCCTCGATCCCGAAGTACGGATCGGGGTCCTGCCCGACGTTCTCCTCGAGCGCCGTCAGACGCTTCTCGCCGTTGGCGAGCCGGACGTCCTGCTGCTCGTCCTTGTGCTCGCCCTTCTCGAGGCGTTCCAGGATGTCGTCCAGGTTCGTTGCGAGGGTGGCGAGATCGGCCGTGAGCGTGCCGATGGCGGCCGTGTTGTCCGACGTCGCCGTCTGGATCGCCGACATCGCGTTCTCGATCCCCTTGATCCGCGGCTCCAACTCCGTCTTGATGGCGGCCGGGAGTCCCTCGACCTTGAGCTTGAGCTCGTCGAGGACCTTCTGGTTCGCCGTCAGCCGGATGCTGTTCATCTGGCTCTCGTAGCGCTCGGGGCTGACGCAGGCGCCGTGGAAGCTCTTGAACGGGGAGGGCTTGAACCCCTCCTTGCACTTGAGCTTGCAGTTGGCCGCGTCGTACTCGGTCGTCGTCGCGTTCTCGTTGGCGATCTTCTGGAGCACCTCGGCGACCTTCGCCTTCGCCGCCGCGTCCTTGCCCTTGCACGCGCAGTTGGGGTCGGGCACCACGGGAGCCACGTTCGTGCCGGCCGGCGCCGGGGAGGCGGGGGGCGGGACGATCTGCGGGGCGGGCGTGGCGCCGATGGCGGGAGCCGGCGTCGCGGGGGCGGCGGCCGGGATCTTGGGAGCGGGGACGATCGTGGGGGCCAGAACCGCCGCGGATGCGGCGGGGGCGGCCTGGGACTGCTGCGCCCAGACCTGGTTGCAGGTGAGGGTGACGCCGAGCACCATGCTCAGCGCCGTCACGAACTGGGTGTTCCGACGGGTCATGGACCTGTCCTCCTGAAGCCCAACACGGCGCCGAGCCGGTGGGGCGGGTTTACCATCCGGCCTCGCAAGCCGGAGTCCGAAAACTCCGCTTGCGCGGCCTGGTCTCAAACAAATTGAGAAAGGACCGTGAGAAGCACGATCCGGTCCAGGATTCTCGAAGAAATTGGTTCCTCCGAAAATTCTGAACCGTCTAGTGCTTGGATGATTTGGCGACATCTGTCGGTGGAGGAGAATCCAACAGAAGCACACCAAATCGTCTAAGTACTAGACGGCCGAATCCATTGAAAATGAACGTGCAAATTTAGCAAAAAACCACGAATATGTCAAGAGATGGCCTTAAATTGGCCAAAATATTAGCTAAAAACAAAACCCCCTTGAAGGGCATGATGCTCGCCTGTCACAACGAGGAGGAGACGTTGCGACCGCGGCACCAGGCCCTTGAAAGGGGTATTGAGAGGCAAAAGTTACCTTACGAGAGGAGGAGATGTCAAATGGTTGCAAAGTTGCAGAGTGACAAAGTTACAGAGTGACAAAGTTGCAAGGTAGTGAAATCACTTAAGGGAACGGATAAGACCACTTAAAAGGAAAGCTACCTCTTGGCGATTTGATTCTACTGATTGGTATACAGTTTGAGGAAGGTATCCAAGATCTAAAGATAAACGCAGAAGATACTCACACTCACTAAGGGACCCCCTGGCTATGTATAGATACCGAACAAAGTCCTTCGTCGTATTTTTGGCCTGTCCTTCCACGATGTTCGTGGGGACGGAGACACAGGCACGTCTTAGCTGTCCAGTAATTCCATAACATTCTTCAGGAGGAAAGGATTGAGATACTTTATAAACATCCAAAACAAAACAATGGGCTTTCTGCCACACAACAAGATCTCGGAAAGTTCTTACTGGTTCCATAAACCAAAACTTTGCCACTGTGCCACTTTACAACTCTGCAACCTTCCTACCACTCCTCGTGAATAAGTTGGTGCCGGCGCTTCAAACGTTCCGAGTTCATGTACACAAGCCCCACGCCGGTAAGGGCGCCGAGCACAAAGCCAGTAAAGGCGTTCACAGGAATATTTGGCTTCACGGGAAAACGCGAGTTGAGTGGCTCATCCACCAACCGCACCGACAGACCGCTCGCGCTCACAAATTGGTGCGACCGCGTGGTGAGCACAAACGCCACCGCGCGCGCAATGCGCTCGGCCTCCCCTACACTCGTGTGATACACATCTACTTCTAAAAGTCCCGTACCACGCACCACGGTGGGCTGCACCGTCTTCCGCCACACCTTCCGCCGCTTCAATCCGTCTTTTGGAAAATAGCTTGCACGAATATCAAACCCCGCACTCATCACCTCGTCATAAAATGCCGACGTGTGAATGAGTGTGGCCATGTCGTCGGCAAGGCGTTCACTTGAACGACTCGCCGTGTAGGCGTCCACAACTCCAACATTTTGCGTAATGAGTACGCGCACCGATGAACGATATTTAAGCGGCTCAAAAAAGGACAGAATGCTCGCTAGAATCAACCCAAGAATGGCAGACAAAAAAATGGTGCGCCAACCAAAACGGACAAATACCGATGCGGGGGGGGTCGTCATACCACCACGAAGTGTATCATATTAACTCCACCGCGCGGTAGAAAGAATAAGGAGAAGGAGAAGTCCCACAAAGACGAGATAGCGTACCAACACACGCCGCTCCAGCCGATCAATCAGCTCTGCGCGTAGAAGACCCAAAAGCCCGTAATGGAGAAGCGCCAGCGCCGCCGCACTCACCAAGTGACTTAACGGGAAGAAAGAGAAAACGACAAAGAACTCGGTAAGCAGAAGGGAACCAAAAATCGAGATACGACGCACCGACTCTTCTTCCATCTTGCTCGCCCAAAGCGTCTCAAAAATGAAAAGTGTCTCGCCGAGAAAAAAGAGTGGGACCAAAATCCACAGGGGAAATTGCGCCAGCACAAGGAAACCTAAACTCACCATCGCAGAGAGAAACGCACTCAATGTAGAGAAGACAAACGTGAGACGCTCAAGCGTGTAGACACGATACCGGTGGCTCTCAAACACATACAGTCGCACATGTTCCGCATACACAAGCCAGAGAATTCCGAGCAAAGCGGCAAGGGCGTAGCGGTGTGCGTCATACTCCAAAAAGAGGAAAAACCCGTCGCTTGCAAGCGCCAGACCGGCGGGAGCAAGAAGAAATCGGGGAGCGTGCGGGGTATTGAGGGACTGGCGCAGCAGAAACCAAAAGGTTCCAATCCCAAGCACAAGGCTTGCCGCAAGATACACAAGCGCGCGCGCCGGATCCCACGTGGCCATCAATGGCCCCGCGGCAGAAAGGACAGCAGAGAGGACAATCCACAAACGCGTCATAGTTTTTGGACATCAAGCATAAGCGCGCCCTTCAACAGGAGACCTTCGGGCGTCACACGTACGTCTGTAAGATCGGCGTACGACTGCACTTCCCCTTTCACTTTTGCGAGAGCCATCTTAACGGCGCGGTCGAGAAACAAGCGCGCAAGCACGCGCGGCACGGGCGCCCCGCCAACACGTAAAGACTCCGTGGAGAGCTTCACCCACCCCTCCTCTACCGATGGGCGCACTCGCCACGTAAGCGCGGTATCTTTCAATGGGAGAAATATCTCTATGCTCTCCCCCGCCACGGCAACTTGGCTCTTGGAAAAATCGACCAACCTTGAAGACGACGTATCCCCTTGCCGGATAAGGCGCGTAAGGACAGACTCGGGAAGCGTGAGTTCGATCGTACGATCGGTGAGATTGGAAGAAACTCTGTTTGACACGGCACGAGAAAACCACGCGTCAAACGGGATAGTGGACGGTTCCACGGCATGATCGGGGACGGGAGTTTTAAACGCCCATTGGGAAACCGTCGGCACTTCCACAAGGCCGCTTGCCGCAGCAAGATACACAATATAACCGGCAATAGCCGCAACAATCAAAAAGGACCAAAGCACGCACGAGCCGCACCCGAAACCGTGTCGGGGACGAGACGGGGAAAGCGTTGGGTGTCTTTGAGACCCGATCACAAAGAAAGGGAGGCGCGGAGATTAGCGAGACGTTGAATTGCTTCTTCGATACGCGCATCATTGGCGCCGGCATACGCGCGGCGTAGGCTATCGAGCGCAATCACCATTTGCAGATGCGCATCTTTGGATTCGACAGGTACGCGCAACGCCAGAAACTCTGCACCGGCAGCGGAAACCACATCTTCACGCGCACCGAGCGTTGCGGCAAGAGCCAGGCGCTCGTCCATCGTGAACAAAACTCGCAGAGCAGAATCTTTGTAAGAAGACGGCGAGGCGCTATCACGGGGCGCTTCTGCGAAGAACGGCGCGCGCGCTGTGGGTACATAGAGCCACAACACGACCGCGGCAAGCGCGACAGTGATTGCCACGACGGCAAGGGGAAAGAGGCTTCGGTGGTGATGCGCATGGAACATACTACGCCGTCTCAGCATCGTAGAAGAGATCTTCCATCACCACGGATACCATCGTCGCCACCGGAATCGCAAAGATAGCGCCCACAAGTCCGCCAAGTTTCAATCCAATCAAGAGGGCAACAATGCTCACCACGGGATTCAGGCCCGTGACTTTCTGCATAACGCGCGGCACAAGAATATTGTTTTCCGCCTGCTGGATGAGAACATAGAGCAAAAGAACAAGCCCGCCCTTTGTCGGAGATTCTGTGAACGCCAGCACAATGGCGGGGATGGAAGAGAGGATGGGACCGAGATAGGGAATGATCTCCAGAACTCCGGCAAGCAGCGCGAGCACGAGAGCGTAGCGGACATCAATAATAGAGAGGCCGATATAGGTAAGCACGCCGATGATAAGGCCCAAAATGATTTGTCCGCGCAGCCACTGCCCGATTTTTTCACGCATGCGCTCAATCAACTGCGTAAGATAAGGCTGATACTCGTGCGGGGCCACCGTGCGGAACACGCGCGCGAGCGCTTGTTCTTCCACCACCATATAAAACGTAAGTACCAGAACGATGATCGCCGCGGCCACCCCCCCCACAAACCCACTTACCGTTTGAGAAAAGCTTTGCAGCGTAGCGAAAATCTGGCTTGGCGTATTCCCTGTTCCAATCGTGAAGCGGCGGAATTCATCGAGGACTTTGGAGAGCTCCTGTGTGTACCCAAACGATTGGACGAGTTGCGTGGCTTGTTCGATAAGCGGCGGAATGAACAGAAGAAATGCGAGTCCTATCACCACGACTAAACACAGATAAATAACGATGACAGAAAGACCGCGAGGAATGTGGTGCTCGGCAAGCCAATCGGCAAATGGATCAATAAGCGCAGCGAGCAACAGCGCCACAAACAACATAGCGACGATGTCGCGCAAAAACCACACAAGCGCGAAACCGAGCAGGACCAGAATCACTTTGACGATCGTCCACGTGCCCACGCCAACCACATGAGCTCCTCCATTTTTGAGAGACATAGTAGAAACAGTGTAGCAAATGCTCCGTCAACTGTCATTTGAAATATGGCGATACCCGATACGTACCAGTGTTTCAGAAAGCTGTCGTTTTAGTTGAGCTCTTCCGTTTCCACCTTTAAGATACTTCTCTCGTCTCTTCGCTTCAAACATTGTTGGATAAGCTTCATAATAGATAAGCTGAAGAGGAAGTCGTTGCTGGGTAGCTGGAACGAGACCTTGCAAATGCTTTTTCATCCTCGCTTCGAGATCCTCCGTATAACCAACATACAACCTGTGGTCTTTGAAACTAAAGAGGACGTAAACAAAAAACATACAGGGGAAGTATAACAAAAGACCAGCCATAAGGCTGATCTTTTTTGCCGAGCTGATCTCTAAGAGCGATGGGCCAGCTAAGCTGGCCTGCCCTCGCTGAGCTATTCATCCTGTTGGTCTTTTAGCCAAGCTAAGCTTGGCTCTGACCGGAACCAACCGAGCTCAGCTCGGTGGTGGAGCTGGAGGGATTTGAACCCTCATCCGAAGAACTTGTTTCCTTACACGTTTTTCAAGCGAAGTCTCGTGGATATACTGCAGGCGGGCAAGCACGAGACCACCAACCCTCTTGCAGACTCACGGCCAGTCAGAACGGAATGCGTGAGTGAACACCCCGCCCTCAAGTCCTCAAGATATAACACCCGTGAGGCCGCCCGAGGACAGACAGCTGCGGATGCAGAGCTCGCGCTTAGGCGAGCGCTGGAACGAATGCGGGCATAGAAAATGCCGCGCGGATTCGGTTGAAGATATTGGCAAGTAATCTTCTTGTGCCGGTGTTAACGAAGTCGGCACCCTTCGGCTTGCGTGTGAAGGGCATGGCTCCCGTCGAAACCAAATCAGCCCCATGTCTACTCATCTCGCGTATACATACGCGTGCGGAGCTCGCGATCGAGCTCTTTCTTTTTTATCGCGGCGCGCTTTTCATAATTCTTTTTGCCGCGTGCCAGCGCAATCTCTACCTTTACCAACCGGCCCTTCATATAAACACGCAAAGGGACGACCGTCAACCCCGCCTCTTGGCGTTTTCCAAACCATCGCTTCAATTCCCGCGTATGTAAAAGCAGCTGCCGCTCGCGCGTGGAATCATAGGCGATATTTCCCGCCGGTTTGTAGCGCCCAATATGCGCTCCGCGAAGCGTTGCCCGCGT
This genomic stretch from Candidatus Uhrbacteria bacterium harbors:
- the smpB gene encoding SsrA-binding protein SmpB yields the protein MTAKKPKKKGTIAAARRARFDYEILETLEAGIALTGAEVKAVREGDVQLQGSYVTVDPTRATLRGAHIGRYKPAGNIAYDSTRERQLLLHTRELKRWFGKRQEAGLTVVPLRVYMKGRLVKVEIALARGKKNYEKRAAIKKKELDRELRTRMYTRDE
- a CDS encoding four helix bundle protein; translation: MEPVRTFRDLVVWQKAHCFVLDVYKVSQSFPPEECYGITGQLRRACVSVPTNIVEGQAKNTTKDFVRYLYIARGSLSECEYLLRLSLDLGYLPQTVYQSVESNRQEVAFLLSGLIRSLK
- a CDS encoding AI-2E family transporter — its product is MSLKNGGAHVVGVGTWTIVKVILVLLGFALVWFLRDIVAMLFVALLLAALIDPFADWLAEHHIPRGLSVIVIYLCLVVVIGLAFLLFIPPLIEQATQLVQSFGYTQELSKVLDEFRRFTIGTGNTPSQIFATLQSFSQTVSGFVGGVAAAIIVLVLTFYMVVEEQALARVFRTVAPHEYQPYLTQLIERMREKIGQWLRGQIILGLIIGVLTYIGLSIIDVRYALVLALLAGVLEIIPYLGPILSSIPAIVLAFTESPTKGGLVLLLYVLIQQAENNILVPRVMQKVTGLNPVVSIVALLIGLKLGGLVGAIFAIPVATMVSVVMEDLFYDAETA
- a CDS encoding GIY-YIG nuclease family protein translates to MFFVYVLFSFKDHRLYVGYTEDLEARMKKHLQGLVPATQQRLPLQLIYYEAYPTMFEAKRREKYLKGGNGRAQLKRQLSETLVRIGYRHISNDS
- a CDS encoding putative metal-binding motif-containing protein yields the protein MNLRLILALLCTATLSACNLLSYNDLPDEPAAEDEDNAADDDSSPASDDDDNDSVPLPDDDDNDSTEPSDDDATDVPLPGDDDDNSSPPADDDDSSPSSDDDDNDATVPLPGDDDDDSSPSDDDDATDVPLPGDDDDNSSPPADDDDSSPALVDVDSDGYDSNEDCNDADADIHPSATEDCDGVDNDCDTVVDEGCGDDDDTTEEPTPEPPVPDADGDGSPDSVDCDDGDPDNFPGNAEICDGQDNNCNGAMLSSGEVDADNDGYMGCEDDCDDSDSSRNPGESEVCNGVDDNCTGIIPGIEDDDDGDGYMICENDCDDSDDDVFPGAVETCDDVDSDCDGDLTETCPAPPPAWCPSGTQVEITTNGSFESAEVFQSFPSVGDGWGYEQNVQPVRQSSVVHNGSFAVRLDGNGTGNPGYTEQLQFLFNPSAIGLAVGDGIHVEFVARSTTSFTGGVFQVIDHFNWVTSVVGNPGSVSYNVSTTAWTPFTLDRTVANVPGTARITMHFGGLPLGASVYVDDFHVYGCL